In Bactrocera oleae isolate idBacOlea1 chromosome 5, idBacOlea1, whole genome shotgun sequence, a genomic segment contains:
- the hang gene encoding zinc finger protein hangover, whose translation MSDGSPVRARQNCCRLCLAPGSECISILNSYAADKEPLATKIQNCVSIKINPEDHLSLRICHACISYLNSWQSFKNRCLASQNKQRSWLDTTKRQQLLDNNVSISTIGADGTGQHQQQQHQADENEQHTTPSLASSILDGISSLKKRKSLTVYPLPAVEIKDEPMDPDDEYNTKQHDESDDMVDPTLFLERTEEEGDESLMEQIPYHYEQPRPPIELATLVDTKEASCRACNLKFSTRANARRHERNLHPNLFELSTSTPNNMPVTKPTPALAAALELQRATAAAVAAAEASNAASGMITPLKYRQQIVNAFNKCEIGGYDYEHPEKYQHHLTDEKIVFLQQNDEFLRQYQNMTCRCCNKTYTTYKNFMAHMRKKYLALPRNLCFNCLKLNDSKALFISHLKRRNCINLYKVLHALMAKDNNFAAAVTATAAAVPDKLRAKELLVNKMYECKLCPQKYRLKLEFRSHVYDEHADMQRKDTMQKQCCYCGLELDDPAERKRHYNNMDCIVSLRCVTCDAKFDNHQKFLDHVYEKHLAGFGDQTSTSPLNISAISTEHSPVKKSTVGLGGASSTDESRSSHQAASSNQPKSQYFSRMPQACPICDQQYNNYNNVLRHMESKHPDQLPQTYKCVKCGIGYPRLSNLREHMVSAHSADKARHTGFEYIVNADAVKIAYGTQQNVYTGRYDYVMKDLMSITNGGSIADDDENSSENPAKKMRTDNGAAVTTSTGSGGSGGNMYSSLKECPICNAVFSNNIGLSNHMRSHSAAAQNNSLTSGALNASKSAPSGLTITTAPPAKSTTPPAMQHQTAVQKAIFKRSLEQAADRRFRRMRCRLCQRRFSSKKSYRFHMLNDHQIRNVQFIKCKLCDAEFAYEKGLKVHMFKIHNTLLKDEMIEKQFECDICSIVYRSEPQLMHHKKTVHGSAVGGADQADNTFDDSLAGGGGGADVSSAANPADRSGLSTPVSSVGAERSTLDSSTSGPLYWYQCKYCPSNFNTNKKLAIHINSHDEFDSNDYSCKDCGNVYSGRKSLWVHRYKKHPQFPEPSECVLCKKVFFDSQMLENHIPTCNRKPINASGAVAESAGPPPIYKHKTGDDDDDASHDASGVITTSALGGGELEITPIPASGMKIKLPEVACTICGQRFTDQELFAKHIQMHEMELYTDNPLAAMFDTGPADPNQFYLDRVNDNGEYACDLCNKTFTQMTALKVHRKWHFRGDSKQNQADGDLSANAAANPLSQIQINHQHPPGLQAVGLMPNPHHHSSKSQKRKRELKCEYCPSTFISNNNLRRHIYELHKEEIGNLPVPPKINIDPYLQCRRCQEKFDTKNEWIAHKVNDARVTKPFGPFQWGCDLCGAYVSRKEKLINHIHNHLKEKEIVPVEDQQQTHDQNQNRAVKTKSATTAGVVAPISIKVVADGEVKVKQEQDSDEEKEDLQDGVLKGEAEESDEEEVGGEVDGEVEEDESTRQEVSAARRPGMDTDDEVDEEDASEEEADEDEEYEVMQVDMNEQADGEVAEADEDDADDAEEGGEDADDGDGDDVDMDNEEDSNDRTITAPNERSYARVPTAATQVTIETNRISTDTTEDSSPSYDEDDDDDDNDNDSDDDSDAESGDSSSQASKTPAPAPKARFSCDLCRVFFDSQQELQKHVKMHFLNGPGSVSLTEIKPKTGNKSSRSSSSDVVAV comes from the exons ATAAATCCCGAAGATCACCTATCACTGCGCATTTGTCATGCGTGCATCAGTTACCTGAATTCCTGGCAGAGTTTCAAGAATCGCTGCCTTGCCTCACAAAACAAGCAACGCAGTTGGTTGGACACGACTAAACGTCAACAATTGCTCGACAACAATGTCAGCATATCAACGATTGGTGCAGATGGCACCGGCCAACATCAGCAACAGCAGCACCAAGCGGACGAGAATGAACAGCACACAACGCCGAGCTTGGCATCATCGATTTTGGATGGAATTTCGTCGTTGAAGAAACGAAAATCTTTAACTGTTTAT CCCTTGCCAGCTGTAGAAATAAAAGATGAGCCGATGGATCCCGATGATGAATATAACACCAAACAGCATGACGAATCCGATGACATGGTTGACCCAACACTCTTCTTAGAACGCACCGAAGAGGAGGGTGACGAGTCGCTCATG GAACAAATTCCCTACCACTATGAGCAACCGCGACCGCCCATCGAGCTGGCCACATTGGTGGACACCAAAGAGGCGTCCTGTCGCGCCTGCAATTTGAAATTCTCCACACGCGCCAACGCACGCCGCCACGAACGCAATCTGCATCCAAATCTCTTCGAGCTCTCAACATCGACACCAAACAACATGCCGGTGACCAAACCCACACCCGCATTGGCAGCCGCACTGGAGTTGCAACGCGCCACAGCGGCCGCTGTAGCCGCGGCTGAAGCGTCGAACGCCGCTTCTGGCATGATAACACCGCTCAAGTACCGACAGCAAATCGTGAACGCATTCAATAAGTGTGAAATCGGCGGTTACGACTATGAGCATCCGGAGAAGTATCAACACCATTTGACCGACGAGAAGATCGTTTTCCTACAGCAGAACGATGAATTTTTGCGCCAATATCAGAATATGACTTGTCGTTGTTGTAATAAAACCTATACGACCTATAAGAATTTCATGGCACACATGCGCAAGAAATATCTAGCATTGCCGCGCAATCTCTGCTTCAATTGCCTGAAGCTGAACGACTCGAAGGCTTTGTTTATCTCGCATTTGAAGCGCCGCAATTGCATCAACTTGTACAAAGTGTTGCATGCGCTCATGGCGAAGGACAACAATTTCGCCGCTGCTGTGACTGCCACAGCGGCCGCAGTGCCGGACAAGTTGCGCGCCAAGGAATTGCTCGTCAATAAGATGTACGAATGCAAATTGTGTCCGCAGAAGTATCGGCTGAAGTTGGAGTTCCGTTCGCACGTGTATGACGAACACGCCGACATGCAACGCAAGGACACAATGCAAAAACAATGCTGCTACTGTGGCTTGGAGTTGGACGATCCGGCCGAACGTAAACGTCACTACAACAACATGGATTGCATCGTGTCGTTGCGCTGCGTCACATGCGATGCCAAATTCGATAATCATCAGAAATTCCTCGATCACGTGTATGAGAAGCATTTGGCCGGTTTCGGCGATCAAACGTCCACATCGCCGCTAAATATTAGCGCCATAAGCACAGAGCACTCGCCGGTCAAGAAGTCAACTGTTGGCTTGGGTG GCGCCTCCTCCACCGATGAGTCACGCAGCAGTCACCAAGCTGCCTCATCAAATCAACCGAAATCACAATATTTCTCACGTATGCCACAAGCTTGCCCCATATGCGATCAACagtacaacaattacaacaatgtGTTGCGTCACATGGAATCGAAACATCCCGACCAATTGCCACAGACATACAAATGCGTTAAATGCGGCATTGGCTATCCGCGTCTCTCCAATTTGCGCGAACACATGGTTAGCGCTCATTCGGCGGATAAGGCGCGTCATACGGGCTTTGAGTATATTGTGAATGCGGATGCGGTTAAAATTGCCTACGGCACACAACAGAATGTCTACACGGGACGCTATGATTATGTGATGAAGGATTTGATGTCGATAACGAATGGCGGCTCCATCG CGGACGACGATGAGAACTCCAGCGAGAATCCAGCAAAGAAAATGCGCACAGACAACGGTGCCGCTGTGACAACCAGCACAGGATCCGGTGGCAGCGGCGGCAACATGTACAGCAGTCTGAAGGAGTGCCCCATCTGCAATGCCGTCTTCAGCAACAATATCGGACTCTCCAATCATATGCGTTCACATAGTGCGGCGGCACAGAACAATTCACTGACATCGGGTGCGTTAAACGCCAGCAAATCGGCACCGAGTGGTCTAACCATCACAACAGCGCCACCGGCGAAATCCACAACGCCACCGGCTATGCAACACCAGACCGCCGTGCAGAAGGCGATATTCAAGCGTAGCTTGGAACAGGCAGCCGATCGACGTTTCCGGCGCATGCGCTGTCGCCTTTGTCAGCGTCGTTTCTCATCGAAGAAATCGTATCGTTTCCACATGCTCAACGACCATCAAATACGCAATGTACAGTTTATTAAATGCAAATTATGCGATGCGGAATTCGCTTACGAGAAGGGTTTAAAAGTGCATATGTTCAAGATACACAATACACTGCTAAAGGACGAGATGATCGAGAAGCAATTTGAATGTGATATTTGTTCGATCGTGTATCGCAGTGAGCCGCAGCTCATGCACCACAAGAAAACCGTGCACGGCAGCGCTGTCGGCGGCGCCGATCAAGCCGATAATACATTCGACGATAGCTTGGccggcggtggtggtggtgctgATGTCAGTTCGGCTGCGAATCCAGCTGATCGCTCGGGCCTGTCGACGCCGGTAAGTAGTGTGGGCGCCGAACGCAGCACGTTAGACAGCTCAACGAGCGGTCCGCTCTACTGGTACCAGTGCAAGTACTGTCCGTCGAACTTCAATACGAACAAGAAGTTGGCTATACACATAAATTCGCATGACGAATTCGATTCGAATGACTATTCGTGCAAGGATTGCGGCAATGTCTATAGCGGACGCAAGAGTCTATGG GTGCATCGCTATAAGAAGCATCCACAATTCCCCGAACCTTCGGAATGTGTGCTCTGCAAGAAGGTCTTCTTCGATAGTCAGATGTTGGAGAATCACATACCGACCTGTAATCGCAAACCGATCAACGCATCGGGCGCTGTTGCCGAAAGCGCTGGACCGCCACCCATTTACAAGCATAAAACCGGCGATGACGATGACGATGCATCACACGATGCAAGCGGTGTAATTACGACAAGTGCTTTGGGTGGTGGTGAACTGGAGATTACACCGATACCGGCCAGTGGCATGAAGATTAAACTACCCGAAGTGGCTTGTACCATATGTGGACAACGTTTCACCGATCAGGAATTGTTCgccaaacacatacaaatgcatgaAATGGAATTGTATACGGATAATCCGTTGGCAGCCATGTTTGATACTGGCCCAGCGGATCCGAATCAATTCTATTTGGATCGGGTGAATGATAATGGCGAATACGCCTGCGATTTGTGTAATAAAACATTTACACAAATGACTGCACTTAAAGTGCATCGTAAATGGCATTTCAGAGGTGATAGCAAACAG AACCAAGCCGACGGGGATCTTTCAGCCAATGCAGCAGCGAACCCCTTATCACAGATCCAGAtcaaccatcaacatccaccGGGATTACAAGCAGTGGGCCTTATGCCCAATCCCCATCATCACTCTTCAAAATCCCAGAAACGCAAACGCGAACTTAAATGCGAATACTGCCCCTCCACcttcatcagcaacaacaatctGCGTCGTCACATCTACGAATTGCATAAAGAGGAAATCGGCAATTTGCCAGTGCCGCCGAAAATCAACATCGATCCATATTTGCAATGTCGTCGCTGCCAAGAGAAATTCGACACGAAGAACGAATGGATCGCACACAAAGTGAACGATGCGCGCGTCACCAAACCATTCGGACCCTTCCAGTGGGGTTGTGATTTGTGCGGTGCCTATGTTTCGCGCAAAGAGAAGCTAATCAATCACATACACAATCACCTGAAGGAGAAAGAGATTGTGCCGGTGGAGGATCAGCAGCAGACACATGATCAGAACCAGAATCGTGCTGTGAAGACAAAGTCAGCGACGACGGCGGGTGTGGTGGCGCCGATTTCGATAAAAGTTGTAGCTGATGGTGAGGTGAAGGTAAAGCAAGAACAGGACAGTGATGAGGAGAAGGAAGACTTACAGGATGGTGTGCTTAAGGGAGAGGCTGAGGAGTCCGATGAAGAGGAGGTCGGCGGTGAGGTGGATGGTGAAGTAGAGGAGGATGAATCGACACGCCAGGAAGTTAGTGCGGCGCGTCGACCTGGCATGGACACAGATGATGAAGTCGATGAGGAGGATGCTTCCGAAGAGGAGGCGGACGAAGATGAGGAATATGAAGTTATGCAGGTGGATATGAATGAGCAGGCCGACGGTGAAGTGGCGGAAGCGGATGAAGATGACGCCGACGATGCCGAAGAGGGTGGGGAAGATGCAGACGATGGCGATGGCGATGACGTTGATATGGATAATGAGGAAGACTCCAATGATCGTACTATTACCGCACCAAATGAACGTAGTTACGCGCGCGTGCCAACGGCCGCAACACAAGTCACCATCGAAACAAATCGCATATCGACAGATACAACCGAAGACTCATCGCCGTCATATGATGAGgacgacgacgacgatgatAACGACAATGATTCGGATGATGACAGTGATGCGGAGAGCGGCGATAGCTCATCACAGGCATCGAAGACACCGGCACCGGCGCCGAAAGCACGCTTCTCCTGCGATCTCTGTCGCGTCTTTTTTGATTCGCAACAAGAGCTGCAAAAACATGTGAAAATGCATTTCCTTAACGGACCCGGCTCGGTGTCGCTAACCGAAATCAAGCCAAAGACGGGCAACAAGTCgagccgcagcagcagcagcgacgTGGTGGCGGTGTAG